From the genome of Oscillatoria salina IIICB1:
AGGCGAATGTTATCGCCAAAAAACTGCTACTTTTCTGTTGATGGGATCTACTTGTACCCGTGCTTGTGCTTTCTGTCAAGTGGATAAAGGTCATGCACCAATGCCTTTAGACCCTCTCGAACCGCAAAAAGTTGCTGAATCTGTTCTACTTCTCGGTTTGCGCTATGTAGTTTTAACTTCTGTGGCTAGGGATGATTTAGCTGATGGCGGTGCTGGTTATTTTGCTACCACAATTAAAGCAATTCGTCAAGCAAATCCGGAAACAAAAATCGAAGTTTTGACACCTGATTTCTGGAGTGGTAAAGAAGCAGCAATAGCACAGAAAGAGCGAATCAAAACAGTAGTAGAAGCAGAACCAGCTTGTTACAATCACAACATTGAGACAGTACGACGGTTACAAGATCCGGTGCGACGGGGAGCAAAATACGATCGCTCCTTGAACCTCTTACGAATTGTCAAAGAACTTGCTCCCCAAATCCCCACGAAATCCGGCTTAATGTTAGGACATGGGGAAACCGAAGCCGAAATCATCAGCACAATGGCAGATTTATTAGCCGTAGGCTGCGATCGCCTCACTCTCGGTCAATATTTGCGCCCTTCACTAAAGCACCTCCCTGTGCGAAAATATTGGACACCAGCAGAATTTGACCAACTTGGCAACATTGCTCGCCAAATGGGTTTTACTCACGTTCGTTCTGGTCCTTTGGTACGCAGTTCCTACCACGCTGGTGAGTGAGTGGGGGTTTCTTTCAGTGAACAGTTATCAGTAGAGAGTAGAGAGTAGAGATTGGAGACAAGGAAGAGGGGGTTTTCAGTGAACAGTGAACAGTTATCAGTTGTAAGTTATCAGTTATCCATAGAGAGTGGAGACTAGGGAGACTTAGGAGATAAACTGTTAACTGCTAACTGGTCACTGTTAACTGTTCACTGTTCCCACCTCCCCAGTCCCCAATCCCCGATCGCAATCCATGAAGATTTGCCACAAAATTGTCAAAAAGTAGCAAAATTTTGGTATTTCTTAAGCAAGTTTACCAATTGTATCAATTTAGGAGAAGTAAAAATGGCTAATGACCGTCCAGTACCTCAATCAGGAAAGCCACCCTATCCTTTTCGCACTGGTTGGGCGATCTTTCTGTTAG
Proteins encoded in this window:
- the psaX gene encoding photosystem I protein PsaX, with translation MANDRPVPQSGKPPYPFRTGWAIFLLAGNLLIAAMYFHIINL
- the lipA gene encoding lipoyl synthase, whose protein sequence is MPTKLQSEAENQWRREIAALPSWLKRPLGKASEISTVQRIIKQRQIHTICEEGRCPNRGECYRQKTATFLLMGSTCTRACAFCQVDKGHAPMPLDPLEPQKVAESVLLLGLRYVVLTSVARDDLADGGAGYFATTIKAIRQANPETKIEVLTPDFWSGKEAAIAQKERIKTVVEAEPACYNHNIETVRRLQDPVRRGAKYDRSLNLLRIVKELAPQIPTKSGLMLGHGETEAEIISTMADLLAVGCDRLTLGQYLRPSLKHLPVRKYWTPAEFDQLGNIARQMGFTHVRSGPLVRSSYHAGE